A genomic window from Ignavibacteria bacterium includes:
- a CDS encoding DUF4396 domain-containing protein: protein MNTAMNHHHIQTIESPGTFKLAFSATLHCLIGCGIGEVGGMIIGTALGMSNHSTMILAIILGFVGGFGLGVVPLKKAGYTWKAAFKQVLVAEGLSIAVMETFEVLVQVYTPGVMDAGLGDGIFWLGMMLGLIAGFIAAFPVNYIFIKKGFRHQH, encoded by the coding sequence ATGAATACAGCAATGAACCATCATCACATACAAACAATTGAAAGTCCTGGCACATTCAAGCTGGCTTTCAGTGCAACTCTGCATTGTTTAATTGGCTGCGGCATTGGAGAAGTTGGGGGTATGATAATAGGTACAGCTTTGGGTATGAGTAACCACTCAACAATGATATTGGCAATTATACTTGGCTTTGTTGGCGGTTTCGGGCTCGGGGTAGTTCCCCTAAAAAAAGCCGGTTACACGTGGAAAGCCGCATTCAAACAGGTGCTTGTGGCAGAAGGATTAAGCATTGCTGTAATGGAAACATTTGAAGTGCTGGTTCAGGTATATACACCTGGTGTTATGGATGCAGGCCTGGGAGATGGAATATTCTGGCTAGGTATGATGCTTGGTTTAATTGCAGGTTTTATTGCCGCTTTCCCTGTAAACTATATCTTCATTAAAAAAGGCTTCCGCCATCAGCATTAA
- a CDS encoding cation transporter, which translates to MTHTYKVNGMTCRKCEASVKSILNNIQGVIKADVTLDPPQAVITMDAHIPTEVMNKHLSAAGKYSLEETGSMHDEMKHSEKSVNDMPEQKRPFFTAYKPIFLVFAYLTGITLLSGISKSSFNIMSAMHLFMGGFFLVFSFFKMLDLKGFAYSYMSYDIVAKKWLAWGFIYPFIELTLGLAYLFHFAILEATIVTLVVMSISSIGVIKSLLEKKKIQCACLGTVFNLPMSNITLIEDLLMVLMAAVMLII; encoded by the coding sequence ATGACACATACATATAAGGTAAACGGTATGACATGCCGGAAATGTGAAGCCTCAGTAAAATCAATACTTAATAATATCCAGGGAGTTATAAAGGCTGATGTAACCCTTGATCCTCCGCAGGCTGTTATTACTATGGATGCTCATATACCAACAGAAGTAATGAACAAACATTTATCTGCAGCCGGTAAATATTCCCTGGAAGAAACAGGAAGTATGCATGATGAGATGAAACATTCAGAAAAATCAGTAAATGATATGCCAGAGCAAAAACGACCTTTTTTTACTGCTTACAAACCAATATTTCTTGTATTTGCATATCTGACAGGTATAACACTTCTGAGCGGCATTTCAAAAAGCAGCTTTAATATAATGTCGGCAATGCATCTTTTTATGGGCGGGTTCTTCCTGGTATTTTCATTTTTTAAGATGCTTGATCTAAAAGGCTTCGCGTATTCTTACATGTCATATGACATTGTAGCTAAAAAATGGTTAGCCTGGGGATTCATTTACCCGTTTATAGAGCTTACACTGGGTTTGGCTTACCTTTTCCACTTTGCCATACTGGAAGCAACAATTGTTACTTTGGTTGTAATGAGCATAAGCAGCATTGGTGTTATAAAGAGCCTTCTGGAAAAAAAGAAAATTCAGTGTGCTTGCCTCGGTACGGTGTTTAACCTGCCAATGTCTAATATTACACTGATAGAAGACCTGCTGATGGTGCTTATGGCAGCAGTAATGTTAATTATATAA
- a CDS encoding helix-turn-helix transcriptional regulator: MKKLYIKNMVCQRCIKVVREELNKLGISYNSVQLGEVQPAEEIAPEKLEKLRASLLENGFELIDDSRTKLIEEVKTLIIRSIYESNKPSEINYSDYLSKATGKPYTFLSSLFSSVENTTIEKFIIAQKIERTKELLVYGELTLSEIAYLLGYSSSQHLSGQFKKITGFTPSYFKELKEQKRHFIDKITV; this comes from the coding sequence ATGAAAAAACTTTATATAAAAAATATGGTCTGCCAGAGATGCATCAAGGTTGTTCGTGAAGAGCTGAACAAGCTTGGTATCAGTTATAATTCGGTTCAGCTTGGTGAAGTGCAGCCTGCGGAAGAAATAGCACCTGAAAAGCTTGAAAAGCTAAGGGCAAGCTTGCTTGAAAACGGGTTTGAGCTTATTGATGATTCCAGGACAAAGCTGATAGAAGAAGTAAAAACCCTTATTATCAGGTCAATTTATGAAAGCAACAAGCCTTCTGAGATAAATTATTCTGATTATCTTTCCAAAGCTACAGGCAAACCGTATACTTTCCTCAGCAGTCTTTTTTCATCGGTTGAAAATACTACCATAGAAAAATTCATTATTGCCCAAAAGATTGAGCGCACTAAAGAGCTTTTGGTTTACGGCGAGCTTACACTCAGTGAAATAGCTTACCTGCTGGGTTACAGCAGCTCACAGCATTTATCGGGCCAGTTTAAAAAAATAACTGGCTTCACACCCAGTTATTTTAAAGAATTAAAAGAACAAAAACGCCATTTTATCGATAAAATCACAGTTTAA
- a CDS encoding N-acetyltransferase, with amino-acid sequence MNDNITIREITASDYPVIKRIYEEGIASGNATFEKTAPDWHHWDKHKLPFGRLAAVLNNEIIGWAALSATSSREVYKGICEVSIYITSAQSGKGFGKILMSSLIEESEKNGVWTLYSSIFPENTASIKLHLNCGFREIGFMEKAGCMNGTWRNTVLFERRSRITGV; translated from the coding sequence ATGAATGATAATATTACTATTAGAGAAATTACAGCCTCAGATTATCCTGTTATAAAGCGGATCTATGAAGAAGGAATTGCTTCAGGCAATGCGACCTTTGAAAAAACCGCTCCGGACTGGCATCACTGGGATAAACATAAACTGCCATTTGGCAGGCTAGCAGCAGTTTTGAATAATGAAATAATAGGCTGGGCTGCGCTTTCAGCAACATCATCACGGGAAGTTTACAAAGGTATATGTGAAGTAAGTATTTATATTACATCGGCGCAATCAGGCAAAGGATTTGGGAAGATACTTATGAGCTCCTTAATTGAAGAAAGCGAAAAAAACGGAGTGTGGACGTTATACTCTTCAATCTTCCCCGAAAATACAGCCAGTATTAAGCTTCACTTAAATTGCGGCTTTCGTGAAATAGGCTTCATGGAAAAAGCAGGCTGCATGAACGGAACCTGGCGCAACACAGTGCTGTTTGAACGGAGAAGCAGGATAACAGGGGTGTAA
- a CDS encoding esterase, with translation MSKKFFITLYFLFAVISVCYSAGDIEGKFSVDGIEREYILHLPKNYGSSELPLVMVFHGGGGTAEQIKNHVKFNKLADKENFIVVYPNAVDKNWNDGRIGDKLPMDRDDVKFISMLLDTLTANYKINSKRIFSTGISNGGFFSFYLALKLSNRILAIAPVTANIPENLKDTWKTDKPISVLLINGTKDPLVKFDGGPVGFKDDETGRGVSLSTSWTVKILTGNNSCQSSTKIEVIEDKEDDECTAEKETYYKCAEGTKVILVTIKGGGHTWPGASQYLPKILVGNVCKDFNATEMIWEFFKSLPERE, from the coding sequence ATGAGCAAAAAATTTTTCATTACATTATATTTTTTATTTGCTGTTATTTCAGTATGTTATTCCGCAGGTGATATAGAAGGAAAATTTTCAGTTGACGGAATTGAACGGGAATATATACTTCATCTTCCGAAAAATTACGGGAGCAGTGAATTGCCTCTTGTTATGGTATTTCACGGCGGCGGAGGCACGGCAGAGCAGATAAAGAATCATGTAAAATTCAACAAGCTTGCCGATAAGGAAAATTTCATTGTTGTATATCCTAATGCTGTTGATAAAAACTGGAACGACGGAAGGATCGGCGATAAGCTGCCAATGGATAGAGACGATGTTAAATTCATTTCAATGCTGCTGGATACGCTGACAGCAAATTACAAAATCAACAGTAAACGGATATTTTCCACCGGTATTTCAAACGGCGGATTTTTTTCCTTTTACCTGGCATTAAAGCTTTCAAACAGAATACTTGCAATCGCACCCGTTACTGCAAATATTCCCGAAAACCTGAAAGATACCTGGAAAACCGATAAACCAATTTCTGTATTGCTGATAAACGGCACAAAAGATCCGCTTGTGAAATTTGACGGCGGACCTGTGGGCTTTAAAGATGATGAAACCGGAAGAGGTGTAAGCCTTTCAACAAGCTGGACTGTTAAAATACTTACAGGAAATAATTCCTGCCAATCCAGTACTAAGATCGAAGTAATTGAAGATAAAGAAGATGATGAATGTACTGCTGAAAAAGAAACATACTATAAATGCGCTGAAGGCACAAAAGTAATATTGGTAACTATCAAAGGAGGCGGGCACACCTGGCCCGGAGCATCACAATACCTGCCTAAAATACTGGTTGGTAATGTTTGCAAGGATTTTAACGCTACTGAAATGATCTGGGAATTCTTCAAATCACTGCCCGAAAGAGAGTAA
- a CDS encoding LON peptidase substrate-binding domain-containing protein → MLNKEEHIIEENIPLFPLGIVVLPGETRFLHIFEQRYKNLFEDIEKSDGSFGIPFIRSGSIDGTGSFVKVEKVLARYPNGELDIAVKGIDIFNTVEYNDEHPQRLYPYGNLELLHRDSIVPSRPLVDAFLKYNKLVLKLDLEKLPKPGFYLIANSIGLSDLEKYDLVIRGSEQALNKTMTNHVNLRTLLALQQNSLQDYYCLN, encoded by the coding sequence ATGTTAAATAAGGAAGAACATATTATAGAAGAGAACATACCGCTTTTTCCGCTGGGAATTGTAGTACTGCCCGGTGAAACAAGATTCCTGCATATCTTTGAGCAAAGATACAAAAATCTTTTTGAAGATATAGAAAAATCAGACGGCAGTTTTGGAATACCATTTATTCGATCTGGTTCAATTGACGGAACTGGTTCATTTGTAAAAGTTGAAAAAGTTCTTGCCAGGTACCCGAACGGAGAGCTGGATATTGCCGTAAAGGGTATTGATATTTTTAATACTGTTGAATATAATGATGAACACCCCCAACGGCTTTACCCGTACGGCAATCTGGAATTGCTTCACAGGGATTCAATTGTACCAAGCAGACCCCTTGTTGATGCATTTTTGAAATATAACAAGCTTGTATTAAAGCTTGACCTGGAAAAATTACCAAAACCCGGATTTTATCTCATTGCGAATTCAATAGGTTTAAGCGATCTTGAAAAATACGATCTAGTAATAAGGGGAAGCGAGCAGGCGCTGAATAAAACAATGACAAATCATGTTAACTTAAGAACACTTCTGGCGCTTCAGCAGAACTCTCTGCAGGATTATTACTGCCTCAATTAA
- a CDS encoding NAD(P)-binding domain-containing protein — protein MKIGILGSGAVGKALAIGFTAEGHETMLGTRDPKAAKITEWLSGNGKGVKAGTFEQTAAYGEIIILCPLYRAIDDVIELAGKKNFEGKIVIDTTNPIAEEPPVNGVLKYVKTAEGSAGEHIQTLLPNAHVVKAFNSIGSAYMYKPKFEGGQPTMFICGNNEESKRSVTDILTAFGWDVMDSGGIEASAALEGLCIIWCARGFREGEWNHAFKLLKK, from the coding sequence ATGAAAATTGGAATTTTAGGTTCAGGCGCTGTTGGAAAAGCGCTGGCCATTGGATTTACGGCAGAAGGTCATGAAACAATGCTGGGTACACGTGACCCAAAAGCAGCAAAAATTACCGAGTGGCTTTCTGGAAATGGTAAAGGAGTTAAAGCGGGAACATTTGAGCAGACTGCGGCTTATGGAGAAATTATAATATTATGTCCGCTATACCGGGCAATTGATGATGTAATAGAGCTTGCCGGAAAGAAAAATTTTGAAGGCAAAATTGTAATTGATACAACTAATCCAATAGCAGAAGAGCCGCCTGTGAATGGTGTGCTTAAGTACGTTAAGACCGCTGAAGGCTCGGCGGGTGAACATATTCAGACCTTGCTTCCCAACGCTCATGTTGTAAAGGCATTTAACAGTATCGGCAGCGCTTACATGTATAAACCCAAATTTGAAGGCGGCCAGCCCACAATGTTTATTTGCGGAAATAACGAAGAATCAAAAAGGTCAGTAACAGATATACTTACTGCCTTCGGCTGGGATGTTATGGATTCCGGCGGCATCGAAGCATCCGCCGCACTTGAAGGGCTTTGTATTATCTGGTGTGCACGCGGATTCAGAGAAGGCGAGTGGAACCATGCATTTAAACTATTAAAAAAATGA
- a CDS encoding BrnA antitoxin family protein, whose amino-acid sequence MKKLKKIPKFRSESEERIFWQKNDTSDFIDWKKAEKISFPNLKPSVRSISLRLPESMLNDLKVIANKKDIPYQSLMKIFISEKIKEEYSH is encoded by the coding sequence ATGAAAAAACTTAAAAAAATTCCAAAATTCAGATCTGAATCAGAAGAAAGAATTTTCTGGCAAAAAAATGACACTTCGGACTTTATTGACTGGAAGAAAGCAGAAAAGATATCTTTTCCAAATCTTAAACCTTCCGTCAGATCCATTTCATTAAGACTTCCTGAGTCAATGTTAAATGACCTAAAAGTCATAGCTAACAAAAAGGATATACCTTATCAATCTTTAATGAAGATATTTATTTCCGAGAAAATTAAAGAAGAGTATTCGCATTGA
- a CDS encoding BrnT family toxin, giving the protein MLIVFDKIEGFQWDKGNIDKNLRKHGVTNLESEQIFFNDPLIVSSDTVHSTGEEKRFYALGRTDNEKYLTVVFTLRENLIRIISARKMSKKEKEIYNEKT; this is encoded by the coding sequence ATGTTAATCGTTTTTGATAAAATTGAAGGATTTCAATGGGATAAGGGTAATATTGATAAAAATCTCCGCAAACATGGGGTAACAAACCTTGAATCAGAGCAAATATTTTTTAACGATCCCTTAATTGTATCAAGCGATACAGTTCATTCAACCGGTGAAGAAAAACGCTTTTATGCTTTAGGCAGAACTGACAACGAAAAATATCTGACCGTTGTATTTACTTTAAGAGAAAATCTTATAAGGATAATTTCAGCAAGAAAAATGTCGAAGAAAGAGAAAGAAATATATAATGAAAAAACTTAA
- a CDS encoding MFS transporter: MQNNPPPVKQDPFLALRYAEFRYFLFSNFFMTVGLLIQEVIIGYELYRLTHDPLAIGMIGLAEAIPFILLSLFGGHYSDKLKKKNIMLWSLAFTMAASIALYILSFSLLTEEHAGEFKYVIWGVIFFIGICKAFFFPASTSIKAYLVPREVYANSSTWSSSSWQTGVIIGPGVSGFLYSLFGFSGTLLFVIAIIFLSIAAVALIKNRPPDPSEEGSMLEKIREGFRYTYKTKIIFYSISLDMFSVMFGGVVAILPVFAEDILKVGPEGLGVMRAAPSIGAVLVLFVLSKYSPMKRAWRNLLLAVAGFGVSTLVFAVSENFILSIAALFATGAFDSVSVVIRSTLLQLLVPDNMRGRVNAINGIFLSTSNEVGAFESGLAAKLLGTVPSVILGGAATMIIVTYIFFKSKNLLSKDFSE; this comes from the coding sequence ATGCAAAATAATCCGCCCCCTGTAAAACAAGATCCCTTCCTCGCTCTGCGGTACGCGGAGTTCCGTTATTTTTTATTTTCCAATTTTTTCATGACCGTTGGGCTTCTTATTCAGGAAGTAATAATAGGATATGAGCTTTACAGGCTTACCCATGACCCTCTTGCAATCGGCATGATAGGTCTGGCAGAAGCCATACCATTTATACTGCTTTCGCTGTTTGGCGGCCATTACTCTGATAAGCTCAAAAAGAAAAATATCATGCTTTGGTCGCTTGCATTCACAATGGCAGCTTCAATTGCGCTGTATATACTTTCATTCAGCCTTTTAACAGAAGAACATGCCGGGGAGTTTAAGTATGTAATTTGGGGAGTTATATTTTTCATCGGGATCTGTAAAGCGTTCTTCTTTCCTGCATCAACATCAATTAAGGCATACCTGGTGCCGAGGGAAGTATATGCCAATTCATCCACGTGGAGCTCTTCATCATGGCAAACAGGTGTAATTATAGGCCCGGGTGTTTCAGGTTTTCTTTACAGCTTGTTTGGTTTTTCAGGAACGCTGCTTTTTGTTATAGCTATAATTTTTCTTTCAATTGCTGCAGTTGCTTTAATTAAGAACCGTCCGCCGGACCCCTCTGAAGAAGGCTCAATGCTTGAAAAGATCAGGGAAGGCTTCCGCTATACATACAAAACCAAAATTATATTTTATTCCATATCTCTTGATATGTTCTCTGTTATGTTCGGTGGTGTTGTTGCTATACTCCCTGTATTTGCCGAAGATATCTTAAAAGTCGGGCCTGAGGGACTTGGTGTGATGCGCGCTGCGCCTTCGATAGGTGCTGTACTGGTGCTTTTTGTGCTTTCTAAGTACTCCCCTATGAAACGCGCATGGCGCAATCTATTGCTGGCTGTGGCTGGCTTCGGGGTCTCAACCCTGGTTTTTGCGGTATCAGAAAATTTTATCTTATCTATTGCTGCTTTATTTGCTACCGGTGCATTTGACAGCGTCAGTGTCGTTATCCGCTCAACCCTGCTGCAGCTTCTTGTTCCTGATAACATGCGCGGAAGGGTAAATGCAATAAACGGAATATTCCTTTCTACATCAAACGAGGTCGGCGCATTTGAGTCAGGCCTGGCTGCCAAGCTGCTGGGTACAGTTCCTTCTGTGATTCTTGGCGGCGCGGCCACAATGATAATTGTAACCTATATATTTTTCAAAAGCAAAAACCTTTTAAGTAAGGATTTTTCCGAATAA
- a CDS encoding DUF262 domain-containing protein yields MAEIQLNYSQIQEIFKNHLKVENGVKSIEALFANKRLESKIVYDPYYQRNYVWDDNKGTYFVESILLGTEIPPLVLFNNGSKIEIIDGRQRYETIKRFIDKEFKLTKNGLYQLKFLAKKDFDNLDKRIKEIFWDTKLRFIEFSVVNEPKLDDNKEDLIKKEIFRRYNSGITPLKKPEIEKAIYINDDLTQHIKEQFRKNRKFYEKVIVLLFSEKEKDNINKPIALENTLSKIRKLLVINNIPIKRYSVLHGRDEFLSKFYEIFVEDLEDIVDFYKELEIKFDLCHKLKLSFKNKELSNNRLIYEVFFWALTVLEKEKVNLEKIDNKLISKFSTFISDNEVSFSTENSHFYKNVIDRYTKVARFFEKEFDCSFKYYLDDYTLFQEKISEINKGNKGIDALDKLENLRLNKPEPSTNTIEDICRLMNRDRFLVRPIYQRGEVINKIKSSALIESIILGIKLPPIFVFKRKDGICEVVDGQQRLLSIIGFIGEEFLDENGNRVKSEKNKFKLNKLTILNELEGLPFEKIAPEFKDKLLDFNIPIVFIDEKQNPSFDNIDLFIRLNNKPYPIKENSFEMWNSYIDKEIISQVKTNTKKHSSWFHIRTEDYNKRMDNEETYITLSFLEYIKEHHDLEKVLNIYQRENNINLRIKDKSEITKLLNLVSLSDIEKKKFIRSVGNIESFIKKVKAIIIDKDIDELNEYLKSELNKIFHIKSNKRTTQSFYTLWYIINDLNLEMINFYRNDIKNDLKEIFNFTRNGDKISKFHELIKSFKNKYKKNDRKTFLKEDEKKRLIKKQNNKCFICGGELYYGDDIEVDHINPLAVGGRDGFLNLQIVHKNCNRKKGKKLIT; encoded by the coding sequence ATGGCCGAAATACAACTTAATTATAGCCAAATTCAAGAAATATTTAAGAATCATTTAAAAGTTGAAAATGGTGTTAAATCTATTGAAGCTTTATTTGCTAATAAGAGATTAGAAAGTAAAATTGTTTATGATCCATATTATCAAAGAAATTATGTTTGGGACGACAATAAAGGTACATATTTTGTAGAAAGCATACTTTTAGGTACTGAAATACCTCCATTGGTTTTGTTCAATAATGGGTCTAAAATTGAAATCATTGATGGAAGACAAAGATATGAAACCATAAAACGTTTTATAGATAAAGAATTTAAATTAACAAAGAATGGTTTATATCAATTAAAATTTTTAGCAAAAAAAGATTTCGACAATCTAGATAAAAGAATTAAAGAAATATTTTGGGATACAAAATTAAGATTTATAGAATTTAGTGTAGTTAATGAGCCTAAACTTGATGACAATAAGGAAGATTTAATTAAAAAAGAAATTTTTAGAAGATACAATTCTGGTATAACTCCACTAAAAAAACCCGAAATTGAAAAAGCGATATATATTAATGATGATTTAACTCAACATATTAAAGAACAATTTCGAAAAAATAGAAAATTCTATGAAAAAGTTATAGTATTATTGTTCTCTGAAAAAGAAAAAGATAATATTAATAAACCTATAGCTCTAGAAAACACCCTATCTAAAATTCGTAAACTATTAGTTATAAACAATATACCAATAAAGAGATATTCGGTCTTACATGGAAGAGATGAATTTCTATCTAAATTTTATGAGATTTTCGTTGAAGATTTAGAAGATATAGTAGATTTTTATAAAGAATTAGAAATTAAATTTGATTTATGCCATAAATTAAAGCTTTCTTTTAAAAATAAGGAATTATCCAACAATCGGTTAATCTATGAAGTGTTCTTTTGGGCGCTTACAGTTTTGGAAAAAGAAAAAGTGAACTTAGAAAAAATTGATAATAAACTAATTTCAAAATTTTCTACTTTTATATCTGATAATGAAGTCTCTTTTTCAACAGAAAATAGTCATTTTTATAAAAATGTAATTGATCGTTATACAAAAGTTGCAAGGTTTTTTGAGAAAGAATTTGATTGTTCTTTTAAATATTATCTGGATGACTACACTTTGTTTCAGGAAAAAATTAGTGAAATAAATAAAGGCAATAAAGGAATTGATGCTCTTGATAAATTAGAAAATTTACGCCTAAATAAACCTGAGCCCTCTACAAATACAATTGAAGATATCTGTAGATTAATGAATAGAGATAGATTTCTAGTAAGGCCTATTTACCAAAGAGGTGAAGTAATTAATAAAATAAAATCCTCTGCATTAATAGAAAGTATTATTCTTGGCATTAAATTACCTCCAATTTTTGTGTTTAAAAGAAAAGATGGAATTTGTGAGGTAGTTGATGGGCAACAAAGACTTTTATCAATTATTGGCTTTATAGGTGAAGAATTTTTAGATGAAAATGGTAATCGAGTTAAATCAGAAAAAAATAAATTTAAATTAAATAAGTTAACAATCCTAAATGAACTTGAAGGTTTACCTTTTGAAAAAATAGCTCCAGAATTTAAAGATAAATTATTAGATTTTAATATACCAATAGTTTTTATTGATGAAAAACAAAATCCAAGCTTCGACAATATAGATTTATTTATTCGCTTAAACAATAAACCTTATCCAATCAAAGAAAATTCCTTTGAGATGTGGAATTCTTATATTGATAAAGAAATTATTAGTCAAGTAAAGACAAATACAAAAAAACATTCAAGTTGGTTTCATATTCGTACTGAAGACTACAATAAAAGAATGGATAATGAAGAAACATATATTACACTATCATTTTTAGAATACATCAAAGAACACCATGATTTAGAAAAAGTTTTAAATATTTATCAACGAGAAAATAATATAAATTTACGTATTAAAGATAAATCGGAAATTACTAAATTATTAAACTTGGTTTCTCTAAGTGACATTGAAAAGAAAAAATTTATTCGGTCAGTTGGTAATATCGAATCGTTCATTAAAAAAGTAAAAGCCATTATAATCGATAAGGATATTGATGAATTGAACGAATATTTAAAATCAGAACTTAATAAAATATTTCATATCAAATCTAATAAAAGGACAACTCAAAGTTTTTACACTTTGTGGTATATAATTAATGATTTAAATTTAGAAATGATTAATTTTTATCGAAATGATATTAAAAATGATTTGAAAGAAATATTTAATTTTACCAGAAATGGTGACAAAATTAGTAAGTTTCATGAATTAATCAAATCATTTAAGAACAAATATAAAAAGAATGATAGAAAAACATTTTTAAAAGAGGATGAAAAAAAAAGATTAATAAAAAAACAGAATAATAAGTGTTTTATTTGTGGTGGAGAACTTTACTATGGTGATGATATTGAAGTTGATCATATAAATCCACTTGCGGTTGGCGGTAGAGATGGTTTTTTAAATTTGCAAATAGTTCACAAAAATTGTAATAGAAAAAAGGGGAAAAAATTAATTACTTGA
- a CDS encoding hemerythrin domain-containing protein, which translates to MQRVKLFEAAHKGLRSALSQFSFLLGKCDFNNAVDITKLHSLGKDLFMMLSSHANDENSIILAALEEKIPGSSKHDMDDHKRLEQDQDAIEKLLDDIKELNTRGADASGSGAELYIKFSKFHGEYLLHTVEEETETQRLLWENFTDQELHAMRGKIIGRFTPEAFEKWQSFIMPAITQNDLLVMLGGMKANAPEQFTRLMVMAEKFLPAEEYTAINEKLK; encoded by the coding sequence ATGCAGAGAGTAAAACTATTTGAAGCAGCTCATAAAGGACTTAGAAGCGCGCTTTCACAATTTTCGTTTTTACTGGGCAAATGTGACTTCAACAATGCAGTTGATATAACTAAGCTGCACTCGCTTGGCAAGGATCTTTTTATGATGCTGAGCTCACATGCCAACGATGAAAATTCCATTATCCTTGCAGCGCTTGAAGAAAAAATACCGGGTTCATCCAAACACGATATGGATGACCACAAGAGGCTTGAGCAGGACCAGGATGCAATAGAAAAACTGCTTGATGATATTAAGGAATTGAACACCCGTGGCGCTGATGCATCCGGCTCAGGCGCTGAGCTTTATATTAAATTCTCAAAATTCCACGGCGAATACCTGCTCCACACTGTTGAAGAAGAGACCGAAACCCAGCGCCTGCTTTGGGAAAATTTCACTGACCAGGAATTGCATGCAATGCGCGGAAAAATTATCGGGCGCTTCACACCCGAAGCATTTGAAAAATGGCAGAGCTTCATTATGCCGGCAATTACACAAAACGATCTTCTGGTTATGCTTGGGGGAATGAAAGCCAATGCACCTGAGCAGTTCACAAGACTTATGGTTATGGCAGAAAAATTCCTGCCGGCTGAAGAATATACTGCTATTAATGAGAAGCTAAAGTGA